GAAGTTGGGGGAAAGGGGTTGGTATTGGTGGTTCAGTTATTCAGTTATTCAGTTCTGGGTTTGAATCACAGGATAGATAGCTGTTATCTGATGTACCAAATTACCAACCAGGTGTTATCTCTGACTGACTACTAGGATGATAGGGAAAGGGAAGCAACGCGATCGCGCAAAATTTCTGCCTGTTTTTCGGCTTCGGCTAAATTATCTCTCACACCTTGAACAACTTCCGGTGGAGCTTGCTCAACAAATTTAGCATTTGCCAGACGACCATTGAGGGATTGGATTTCACCTTCAATTTTGCTGAGACGTTTCTGCAATTTCCCTGTGAATGCTTCAATATCCACTACCCCAGTTAAGGGTAGAATCACTTGAATCGTACCTACCACGCTGGCAATGACTTTTTCCTGGGTTGTGACAGTTGGTGTAGTTGTTTCTGGGGCAGGAACGGGAGTTTTCTTCCCATATTTGATACTTCGCCAAACAAACCAACCACTGTAACCTAAACCGACTGTCTCAAAAAATGCTCCCAACAGGGGAATATCGTTAATTGTGTTGGCGATCGCCCACCCTAAACGCAGAGCATAAATCCCCAGGATAATTAAACCGATTTTTTTCCAGTTAACCTTAGCTTTATCCTTGACAGTTGCTACTTTTGGTGTTTCTGGGGCAGCAATAGTTAAAGTTTCTACCTTTGCCAAATCCTGGAGATAGCTGGCTCCCTGGGCAATAATTTCCCGTTCTTGGGCATTTTCACTTTGCAGCTTAATCGTAATTTTCGCACCAGGTTTGACATCTGCCTCCGCCCGTAAATTGCGAATTGTGCGAATCGTCGCAAACAGTAACTCAAACTGCGATTCCACCGCAGAATTAATCAAACTACTATCCACCTGGGGATAAAGTTGCAGCGCCAAACTTTGCTGAGAATCTTCCCCCTGTTGGGTCAGGGTATGCCAAATTTCTTCGGTAATATGGGGCATGAAGGGGTGAAGTAACTTTAAAATCCCTTCCAATATATGAGCTAGAATTTGCTGGGCAACACGACGAGATGCAGCATCCGCAGTCGGTTGTAAGCGAGATTTCACCAGTTCAATATACCAATCACAGAAATCACCCCAAATAAACTCATATAAACCCTTGGCAGTTTCCCCCAACGCATAGTTATCCATGTAATTGGTACTTTGTTGAATCACCTGGTGGTAACGGGAGAGAATCCATTGATCACAAAGTTCCGTGGGGACTGGTGTACCCAATTGCTGCGGGGTTTGTCCATCCAGATTCATCATCACAAACCGGGCTGCATTCCACAACTTGTTAGCGAAATTGCGCGATGCTTCCACAGAAGAGGACTGATTTTTCTGGCGATCGTAATCCATACGAATATCTTGCCCTGCTCCCGCAACTTCCTTAATTAGGGTATAACGCAAAGCATCCGTACCATACTTATCAATCAACAATAGGGGGTCAATTCCATTACCCTTAGATTTAGATTGTTTTTGTCCCTTTTCATCCAACACCAAGCCGTGGATATAAACCTTTTCAAAGGGCATCTTCTCCGTGAAGTGACCAGCCATCATCGTCATTCTTGCTACCCAGAAAAAGATGATATCAAAGCCCGTCACTAGGGTGCTGGTTGGGTAATAGGTTGCTAAATCATCGGTTTGTGCGGGCCATCCCAGGGTAGAAAAGGGCCACAACCCGGAAGAAAACCAGGTATCCAAGACATCAGCATCCTGCTGAATCTGAACATTTTCCCCAAATTGGGCAACTAATTTTTCCCGTGCTTCCGTCTCATTGTGAGCCACAACAAAGGGTGTATTATCTGTGATTTCCCCATTTGTCTGACTAATGGCATACCATGCAGGAATTTGGTGTCCCCACCACAGCTGCCGGGAAATACACCAATCCTTTAATTTTACCAACCAGTCCCGGTATACCTTTGTCCAACGCTGGGGAATGAATTCCGGTGAATTTTGCCCGTCTAAAAATCCCAGAGCGCGATCAGCCATGGGGCGAATTTTCACAAACCACTGGGTGGAAAGTAGGGGTTCTACGGGAACTTTACCCCGTTCACTGTAGGGAACCGTATGTTTATAGTCTTCTACCTTGACGAGAACACCATCCGCTTCTAAACGTGCAACCACATTTTTCCGTGCAACAAACCTATCTTGTCCCTGAAACTCTCCGGCGTTTTCGTTGAGACTGCCATCCTTATTCATAATGTTGATAAAGGGTAGGTTGTGGCGTTTACCCATTTCAAAATCATTGGGGTCGTGGGCTGGAGTAACTTTTACACATCCAGTACCGAAGGTGGGGTCAACCAACTCATCACCAATAATGGGAATTTCCCGTCCCATGATGGGCAGGGTGAGGGTTTTGCCAATTAAATGTTGGTATCTCTCATCACTGGGATTAACTGCCACTCCTGTGTCACCTAGCATGGTTTCTGGTCGTGTGGTGGCAACTTCTACATAGCCAGAACCATCGGTGAGGGGGTAACGGAAATGCCAGAGATTACCGTTGACTTCCTGTTGGTCTACTTCCAAGTCAGAGACGGCTGATTGTGATTCTGGACACCAGTTGACTAAATAATTACCACGATAAATTAATCCTTCCTCGTAGAGGCGGAAAAAAGCTTCGATTACAGCTTGGGAAAGACCTTCGTCCATGGTAAATCTTTCCCGCGACCAATCGACTGATACCCCTAAGCGTCGCAGTTGATTGACAATTGTGCCCTTAGATTCTGCTTTCCATTGCCAAGCGCGTTCTAAGAATTGTTCTCGTCCCACATCATAACGAGTTTTACCTTCAGCTTTGAGTTGCTTTTCCAGAATTGTTTGAACTGCAATACTCGCGTGATCAGTTCCTGGGAGGTATAGGGTATTTTCCCCTTTCATCCGGTGGTAGCGCACCATGGTATCGATCAGGGAGTTGTCGAAAGCGTGTCCCATGTGCAGAGTCCCGGTGACGTTTGGGGGTGGGATGACTATGCAGTAAGGCTTTCCGCCTTTTTTGGGGTCGGCTTTGTAGGTTTGGTGAGATTCCCAAAACTGTTGCCACTTAGCTTCAGTGGTAAATGGATCGTAAAGACTGGGGAGATTGGTAATTGTTGCCGTCATCTGGGAAGTATCGGTATGGAAAGACTCTATAAATTTTGCCACAGGGTGGGAAGGTTGGAATGAGTAAGGAGTAATGAGTGGGGAGTAAGGAGTAATGAGGGGGGAGATTAACTTAGAGGTGAAAGTTTCTTGGGTGGATGACAAACATTTATCAGAATATTCAGGATAGCGATCGCCGCTTCGGCGGAGCGTAGCTCTATCGCCCTTTGGGCGGAGCGTAGCTCTATCGTCGCTTCGGCGGAGCGTAGCTCTATCGCCACTTTACAGTTTCCCTTCCACAGTCATATCTTACTCATGACTCTACAGACTCATCATCAATTACTGGGATATTGAAGACACAGAGCTACTTTTTCCCATCAGTTAAAATACTTAAAAACTCAGAGAAACAAGTATCAGTATGATGTCACCGATTTCCTGGAAAAGCCTCATCACCTTCGGTTTTACCCTATGTACCTCGATTATTCCTATAGTTGCAGTCACCCCTAGCGCCCCAGGAAATACACCAAAACCCAAGCAACTGAAATTAACTTTATCCGGACACACTGAGCCTGTACGTGTATTAACTCTGTCTCCAGATGGTCAAATGCTGGCGAGTGGTAGTGATGATAAAACCATCAAGCTCTGGAATCCGACTACGGGTGTATTACTTCGTACCTTAACAGGACATGGCGATCGCATTAAATCAATAGTTATAACTCCCGATGGTCAGACAGTAATTAGCAGTAGCTTTGATAACACTATCAAATTTTGGAATACGCAAACAGGTAAGGAAACTCGCACAATTACCGAAAAAACTGGGGTAAGAGCCATGTTATTAACCCCGGATGGAAAAACCTTAATTAGTGGTAGTAGTGATAAAAGTATCAAGTTTCGCAACCTCAAAACTCGCAAAATTGACCGCATACTCAAAGCAGAAACTACTGCACTTTCCATCAGTAGCGATGGTAAAACTCTATTTAGTGGGGGTGATAATGGTGGAAAAATTCGCATCTGGAATCTGGTAACGGGTAAACAAGTACGAAGTTTTACCCCACCACTACCAAAAAAAGAAGAGAGATTTAGCGGTTCTGAGCAAGCATCACCACCTATAACTATTGCTGTGAGTAACGATGGTAAAATGCTCCTCAGTGGCGGATATGATGACAGTTTTCAATCTGCTGGAGTTAGAAGCACGGATGGTAAAAGTTTTAAAGCTTGGGATTTAAAAACAGGTAAACTAGTTCACAATCTTTCCCTGGGTACAAGTATTGATACTTTAGTTATTACTCCTGATAACAAGACATTTATCACTGGTGGTTTAAATAGAAATATTCTTTTGCGGGATATGAAGAAGCTAAAAATAACCAGCGAACTGATAGGACATGGAGGTGGAATTTATGGACTCGCGTTAAGTCGTGATGGGAAGACTTTATATAGTGGAAGCGGTGATAAATCGGTGAAAGTTTGGCAGATACAACCCTAGGAGATAAATTTTCTGATTATTACCTAGCATGATTACAAACCAATCGATACAAAACCTGCCCAATCTTGAGGATTTGGGTACTTTTTCATGGTTTCTAACATTGCTTGGCGTAATGCCTTTGATTTATCCGGTTTTTTACTTAAATTCTCGTAAAATTTAGTCATTAAAAATGCCGTTCCTCTATCATTTGCTTCCCAAACAGAACCGATAAAACTATATGCTCCAGCCACAAAAAAAGCACGGGAAAGTCCAATTACCCCATCACTGGTGATTGTTCCCAAGGCTGTTTTTCCAGAGCTTAAAACCACTAAATCGGCTTGGAGATGCAATTTTTGGATTTCTTCGGCAGATAGCCAACCATCATCTTGATTTGATGCAGCAAGGGCAATAACATCGGCGTTATTCAGCTGCACAACATGGGTAGCTAAATGTATAATTTTAGCTTGAGGCATTTTCTGCACAATCACAGTTTCGGTTGCTGCTTTGCCCAAAATTGCTTGAGTTTTAAATATTTTGGCAATATTTTTGGCTTCCTCCTCTGTACCCGGTAGTGGTGATAATTCCGCAGGTTTTTCTCCTGGTTTGGGAGATAATGCAGCTGTAGCGGGATTTCCCACGATTAATAATTCATCACCTTTAATATTTTGTTTGAGCAAAGATGTTGATAATTTACGTTTAATTTGGCGTTGATAGAGTAAATCTAATATCTGAATTGATGGAGCAGTGGAAATTGTGTGCTTCTCGATTAAATATTTTCCCTGATTATCTCGCAATCCGGCAAAGGCAACCAGAAATAAATCACCTTGAGGAATAAAAATAACTCGTTCTTCTGGATTTTTTGGTAAGAGCTTGGCAATGGGTTCAATTAAAATTTGGTGTAATTCTTGTAATGTATTGTCTGATTTTGGTGTTTCTACAGATATTCCTTTGGTTTTTGCCGACTTTAATCCTGAATCTTGTTTATATAAACAATTTATATGTTGATTAATTAAATTAGCAAAGGAAAACCGTTCTTTGCATCTTCTTGACTGTAAATTTATTTGCCGCATAGCTATATCACCATTCGGTTTAATTACCCAGGTGATTAATTCTGATTCTTGATTGCGCTTTTTACCATTGATTATCACCTTATTATAGATAATTGTATATTGAACAATCGTGGCATTATGTAATTTAGCAATGTGCTTAATTCTCTCAACATTGGGAGAAGAATTGCTAGAATAATGAGCAGGAGATTGTATTTCTAACTGTGTAGAAAAATCTCTCAAATCAACATTTTGACCAATTTGAGAAACTTCTAAAGCTGTTTCTATCTGATTTTGCTCGATTAGATTTTTGATAAGCTGTTGATGTTGGGTTTTCCAAGGAGATTCCGGACAATCAACAGGAGTGATAGAGCTACGCTCCGCCCAAAGGGCGATCGCGCACTGATTTGAGGAGGAATCATTTTCTATATTCCCAGAATAGGCAAGACTATTACTAGAAGTATTTATATTATTTATTGTCTGTATATCTAGGGCAATGGCAATACCAGGGATTAAAAAGCTGCATGTGAGCAGAAATAGAAAAAATGTATTATATTTGGATAAATGATTTCGTATTTTCTTGCTTGGTTTATACATATTTATGAAAGATTCTCTTGAGGATGAAGATAGCGACAAATATTATCCAGAGATAGCAACTGAGAAAAATCATATTTCACCGCAGATTACTATCTCAGAATCTATTTTTTAGGCATTACGTATCTGGCTAATTATCTCCAATGTTCTTTGAGCCATTTTTGCACTGCCTTCTTTTTCAAACATATTTGCGGCTATTTGTAAGTCCGCGATCGCGGCATTTTTACCTCCCAAAGCATGGTTAGTTAATCCTCTAAAGAAATAAGCAAAGGAAATATTAGTGTCAAGTTGAATAGTTTTATCTAAATCTGTTTTCGCTGCTTGATAGTTTCTTAACTCATAGTAACTTGCACCTCTCCCCATATAAGCATATGCATTATTTGGTTCTAGCTGAATAACTTCATTAAAAATCGCAATCGCACCACGATAGTTTTTAGATTCAAAAAATAAATCATAGGCTTGCTTTAATTTAGCTTTGGCATCTTGATTATTATTGATTGATTCCTGGGGAATTACTTGAGATTTTGAGGGAGTTTGATTTTGTGCTAGTCGCATTTCTGCTTGTGCATGAGGTATGCATACTGTGAAGCCAAATAAAATAATTACGGACGCTAAACCTTGTAAAGATTTCATGATACTTTCTCCAATATAATGATGGTAATTTGACGAATTTGAGAGTAAAAGATAAGCTCCTCACTCAGCAAGTTATCGCTATTTATCTATATTTCTCAGTCACAGAGGGGTATGCAGTTTTGCAAATCATTTAATTTTGTTTCCCCTTGCTAGAATTTCATATCTCTGGGTGCTGTAGGGGGTATGCAAAAATTTTGCTGTCTCAAGCAAAAACACAAATAAAAAAACGTAGCAGTGCTACGTCTCTGGTATTTATTTCCTATTTCCTATTCTCTATTCCCTTCTATTTACATAACTGATTTGGTAAATCTTTGATTATCTGGGACAATTGTGATGATGGTTGAGGAACGGAATATGCTTGCTGTAATGCATCAGACCATAATCCTTTATCAGCGAAATATTTAGCTTTTGCTTGGGCGATCGCCTCCGTATTTGCGCCTCGATTTTTATGTAATTTTTCCAACAATTTCAATTCAGTGGTAATTTGATTGCGTTGGGATGCTTCCATAACTTTAAAAGGTACAAACATTGCTGGGGAATTACTTTCTTGATTGAAAAAGATTAACCATCTGTAAGTTTGACCAGGTTTTAATGGTTCCCCTTGATATTTGATATGTTGTTTTCCGGCGACAATTTGCGTTTTGAGCAACCTATTATTACTTTTTTGACCATCTATTAGTTCTACAGCTATTTTTTTGATTTCTGTTCTCCCCAATTGAGAAGCTTTGCTATTTTGCCAGATAAATAAGGGTTGATTATGCCAAATAATTCGTGTTTGAGTTGGGACATCAGGGGAAATTAGACAAACTGATTGTCCAGGACGGGAACCACCTTTACGAGGTTTTATCGGGGGTTCTGGGTCACGTGCAGGTTTAAAAATTTTATGCCAAAAATCAACCTGGGGAGAAATTTTTTGTGAATAAACAGGTTGAGGAATGAATGCAAATAAACTAACGAAAGCTGTAACTGATAATGTTGAGCTACCTAACTTTAAAATAATATTATTCTTGTGCATAAATTCAGCCTCTTTTATCAGTTATGTTGCGTTTAAGTAGGTCGGTGTGAAAATTTCAATGTATGTCATTGCGAATGAAACGTTCGCGTAGCGTGTCGCTTTGCGACTCAGTGAAATGAAGCAACCGCAACGGTTTTGTCAATTTTACATTCTGTTACATAGTTGGGTTTATTTTCATCGACTTACTTACTCAGCAGACTTGTAAACGTTAGAATTTATCTTTCCAAATAACAGGTAAAATGTAAAACCAAAAAGTTGCTGTTGGCAACAACCAAGGCAAAAGAATTGCGATGGATGAGATGTAAAGTTGTAAGCTAATAATTGTATAAGCTGTCGAACCCACACTTAATAGAATCACTTGTTTTAACTTTTGTTCCGGATGATTACTGAGATAATCGGATATAAATTTACCCAGTAATATAGCGAGAGCGATCGCCCAGATATCGGGAATCGGTAAAACCATGCGATTATGGAGGTAGTGATGGGTCATATAAGCGTGAACTTCCCCACCCGTAAGTACCCCACGAGTATTATCCGGGTTCTCTTGATTTCGCCAATAAGCCATCCCAGCAGGTAAATCAAAATTATCTTCGTTATTTTGTCCGGTTCCTGCTTCTTCGTAACCTCCCGGTGCAACTATGACGATTTGCTGCTGTAATTTCTGGGAAGAATCGAGTAATTTCCACGCAGGGATAGTTTCATACACCTGACGCGGAGGTATAGAAAAGTCTATAATCGGATGTAACCAGGTTTGCCGAAAGTTGTAGCTGAAAGCTGTTAAGGGTTGTAGTTGTGTGCGTGCTGATGTTAAAACTTCGCCTTTATTACTAGTATAAGTATTAACTTGCTCCCATAAATCTTGTTTGCTAGTTAACTGTGGTTTCGGCGAATCTGCAAGATGTTGCAAGCGTTCAGAAACAGCTAATAGATAAGCAAAAGCTCTAGGCTTAGGGTTCAATTTATTACTAGGTAATAGTTGCATATACCACCCAGGTAAAACTTCGATTTCTCCCCCCAAACTCCAGTTATGGTTAGCGATGCGGGGATGTGTTTTTAACCATTTCCCTTGAGAATCGCGGGTTGTCGCAAATACAAAGCGTGTCGGTTGTGGTGTAGAGCGGATACCAGTTTGCAGTGATTGGGAAAGTGCGCGATCGCCTTTTAGGCGGAGCATAGCTCTATCGCCCCGTGGGCGGAGTGTAGCGCGATCGCCTTGTGGACGGAGTGTAGCTCTATCGTCGTTAGGGGAATCTTTCTGAGTATCACCTTCTATATCTGGTCTATCTAATAAGTAATCAATGCCAATAACAGGCGCTTTTAATTCCACCAGTTTATCAATAATTTGCGCCATGTATTCTCGATTTATTGGTCGCGGATTTAAAATATTTGCTTTCTGAATAGATTCGTTATCAATTTGCACCAAAAGTACAGGAGGGTTTATATTTACTGATTCTGTAACTTGATTTGTGATATTTCTATACATTGCCTGTAGTAAAACCCGCTTTTCTAGCAACCAAGTTTGAACAGGAATTTGCACACTAATAAATGCTAAAATAGAAATAATCCCTGCTTCTAAAGGTGTAGGTTTCAGTCGTTTAATATATTGTCTAAATCCAAAGGGTTGCAGGCAAAATAAAGGTGCTGAAGGATGGCGAAATAGGGAAGGAATTAAATAAGCACTGGGATAAGTAAGATTTTTTTCAAGTTTCAGATAATCGCAAGCTGTCAATAATGCTTGATGAACATCCTGATATTTAGCTATATTATTTAAAAATTGGATAAAAATTTCCTCAGCCACACGATTATGTATTGGTTCACGCATAATTGCGACTTGATTTAAACCCAGTTCAATTAATTTATTGGCAATACTCAAGCCATCACAGGAATTAAAGAGAGCAAATTGTAATCCCTGCTGAATTGCCTTGATTAATGGCTGTTCAATTTCACTCAAATTAATATTGGCATTCGGTGCAATTGATATTTGCCCCCCAGTTAAATCTGTTTCTCGACTATGACCAGCAAAATATAAAATATCCCATCCCTGCTGACTTTTTAACTTCTCAACAATTTCATATTTAAAATCTTGAATATCTTTACCTTCTTGCCAAGAAATTAAATCTAACTTAATTTTTTTTTGCAATGACGAAATTGCTTGTTTCTCTTTCGCAAAATTCAAGCCACTGTCATCACCAAAAATAGCTAAAACTCTGATTTTTTCAAATTTTCGCTTAACTTGTTGAATAGTTTGCTGGATATTCAATGGTTGACGAACAATACGCAGCTTTGTTTGCAAAAATTGCGTACTAATCTCCCAAGCTTCCCAGGGTAAACGTGTTAATTCGAGAGTATTACAACTAATAAATATATCTATATATGTATCTTTGTTGTTATTTGCAGTTAAGATTGAACGGATATCATATAATTCCTTGCTACGTAACCATTGATGAAACTCATATAAAAGTTTTGCCTCTCCTTGAACCAATTCCCCTTGCCAATCAACAGGGGGAGGTGCAATCACACCAATATTAATTACCTTTCCCCGCAATTCTTGACTGTAGAAATTATGGTAAATACGCTGCCATGTTTCATAGTCAGCAATAATATTTTCCGGATAGGGAAGTTCCGCAGTAATTTGTTGATTCTGATTCCATGAAAGTTGAAATAAACATTTGCTTTCAACCTTTTGTACTTGCAGATAAAATTTAACCATAATTAAACTATTTTATGATTATTTTAGAAAATCTTTGGAAAGGGGATTTAGTTCCCTCCTTTTTAACATCACTCTCCCGTTAGCAAAGCTCTCCCGTTAGCAAAGCTCTCCCGAAGGGAGCAGGGAGTAGGGAGCAGGAAGCATGACTTCAACTCCCTTGTCTCATATCAAATGCAAAGGGTGGCAAAGTTACCTCAACCCCATCAGCTACACTAACAGTAGCAATAAATTTCTCATCCCAATTCCCAGCGACAGCAGCAAACAAGTAAGAATTAACCTGTTGGGGATTTACTCGCTGTTCTGTCAAGATTCCTGTTTTATCACTCACACGGAACTGTAAATTATGTGGCAAAGTATTAGGTGCAGGAGCGCCCAAAATTAATAATAAGCTCCACAAATTTGGGTCATTTTCTGTTGATGAATTCCACGCGACAGCATATATTCTTAATTGATTTCCTGCTAAATTAAAATTATGATATCCGCATCTACCAATGAGAGGAATTTCTATACCTTGGTTTTGTAATTGGGATTTAATTACAGCGAATTCTGCTGCTGGACTTCGGAATTCCCTGGCAGGTGTTAAACTCAGTAACTCCCAAGATAAAGCTTCTCCAATCTCATCTAATTCATTCCATAACCACCTTCCTAAATTGATTGCAGGTTGGGTAATTAATCTTATGCAATCAAGGAGATAGGTTTGCAACGATGCTAAATTTGTTGTTTGTAAATTATTTGTCTGTAATTTATATATCCAGTCAAGTAAATCAGGGGAAGTGACAACCGCAATTCCTTGCTCCCAACTTAAAACTTGCCATAGTTCTGTTTCTGGTGATTGTAATTGAGGTAATAATCTCCCTAATTCATTTTCAATGGCGGCTAATTGTTGCTGACGATTTGCTGATGCTATCGGTAAGGGAATTGCTTCTGGTTCTAGCACTCGTAAATATAGTAATAAATTATTAGGGTCTTTTTCAAACCAATCTAAAGGTATGAGATATGTCCAATCTGCTTGAATCTTTATCTGTGATGATGTCAAATTCTCCCTGAATTGTTGATAACTGATAACTCCTCGCACAATTCCACATTCTTCTTCTTCCAAAACTTCTACTAAGACATAAAAGTGGGGAACAAATTCCGGCAAATCAACGACTATTCTAGAGAGAGGAACTTGCTCATCAAATATACTATCAAGGGTAATTAAACAAATGTTAAATTCACCGACTTTTAAATTAGCTACTACTGGTAAGATATTTGCCAATTCAGGTTTAGCAATTGTTGATTCTTGCCAACTGACTGTGAGATGAGCGTCTCGTTCTTCTAGCCAAGTTTTTAAAGTAAATAACGCCAATCCATTCAAATAAGTTTGCCATTGACGAGATTCATCGGGAATTTGACGACTTAATTCTACCGCTTGAAGAATTGCTTCCGATTCAATATTCAAAGATGTAGTGGATAAACGTTCAAATTCCATGGACATTGCTACATTTGTCATGATTATTTGATTCCATCATTATGGATAATTATTTTGAGCTAGAGAATAAAACCAATCACTAATTAAATCTCGTCTATTTTGAAAAAATTGTACCTTCAGATATTGCTTTCGTAAGTGGCAATGACAAAAACTTTTCATGATGGACAAGGTTTAAGTCATAATCATCAATATTATTCTAAAACAAATATCTAACTCTTACCTATTGCCTAATTTCTGGCAAAGTCTTTGAGAAAAATAACTCATATCAGCATTATTTTGGATGCTGGCAGCTTCTACTTCTGCTTCAGAAATAATACGGTTAATTTGTTCATCAAGTAATTCTGTAATTTGTGATTCTAATTTTTTCAGTTTGGTGGGAGTTGAAAATTTTTGTGCTAGTTCAATTACCTGTGCTTGTAATTTTACTAAAATTTCCTGACGAACATCAGCACGAAACTCCTTAAGTTTTAATAAACGAGCCACAGCATCCTGTGCGCGTAAACCCAACTGCTGGGCAATTTTACCCATCGATAATCTTTGACAGTGAAACAATTGTAATCCTATCAAGAACTGCTTAGCCTTATTTATATCTTTTTTTTGCAGCTTTTTCATACGTAAGTCCACAACAGTATTTAAGGCATTATCTAGACAATTTAAAAATTGATT
The Calothrix sp. 336/3 DNA segment above includes these coding regions:
- a CDS encoding CHASE2 domain-containing protein, translated to MVKFYLQVQKVESKCLFQLSWNQNQQITAELPYPENIIADYETWQRIYHNFYSQELRGKVINIGVIAPPPVDWQGELVQGEAKLLYEFHQWLRSKELYDIRSILTANNNKDTYIDIFISCNTLELTRLPWEAWEISTQFLQTKLRIVRQPLNIQQTIQQVKRKFEKIRVLAIFGDDSGLNFAKEKQAISSLQKKIKLDLISWQEGKDIQDFKYEIVEKLKSQQGWDILYFAGHSRETDLTGGQISIAPNANINLSEIEQPLIKAIQQGLQFALFNSCDGLSIANKLIELGLNQVAIMREPIHNRVAEEIFIQFLNNIAKYQDVHQALLTACDYLKLEKNLTYPSAYLIPSLFRHPSAPLFCLQPFGFRQYIKRLKPTPLEAGIISILAFISVQIPVQTWLLEKRVLLQAMYRNITNQVTESVNINPPVLLVQIDNESIQKANILNPRPINREYMAQIIDKLVELKAPVIGIDYLLDRPDIEGDTQKDSPNDDRATLRPQGDRATLRPRGDRAMLRLKGDRALSQSLQTGIRSTPQPTRFVFATTRDSQGKWLKTHPRIANHNWSLGGEIEVLPGWYMQLLPSNKLNPKPRAFAYLLAVSERLQHLADSPKPQLTSKQDLWEQVNTYTSNKGEVLTSARTQLQPLTAFSYNFRQTWLHPIIDFSIPPRQVYETIPAWKLLDSSQKLQQQIVIVAPGGYEEAGTGQNNEDNFDLPAGMAYWRNQENPDNTRGVLTGGEVHAYMTHHYLHNRMVLPIPDIWAIALAILLGKFISDYLSNHPEQKLKQVILLSVGSTAYTIISLQLYISSIAILLPWLLPTATFWFYILPVIWKDKF
- a CDS encoding DUF1822 family protein, which encodes MTNVAMSMEFERLSTTSLNIESEAILQAVELSRQIPDESRQWQTYLNGLALFTLKTWLEERDAHLTVSWQESTIAKPELANILPVVANLKVGEFNICLITLDSIFDEQVPLSRIVVDLPEFVPHFYVLVEVLEEEECGIVRGVISYQQFRENLTSSQIKIQADWTYLIPLDWFEKDPNNLLLYLRVLEPEAIPLPIASANRQQQLAAIENELGRLLPQLQSPETELWQVLSWEQGIAVVTSPDLLDWIYKLQTNNLQTTNLASLQTYLLDCIRLITQPAINLGRWLWNELDEIGEALSWELLSLTPAREFRSPAAEFAVIKSQLQNQGIEIPLIGRCGYHNFNLAGNQLRIYAVAWNSSTENDPNLWSLLLILGAPAPNTLPHNLQFRVSDKTGILTEQRVNPQQVNSYLFAAVAGNWDEKFIATVSVADGVEVTLPPFAFDMRQGS